Below is a genomic region from Enterobacteriaceae bacterium ESL0689.
GGCTGTCCTGCATCGTCATGGCGGATTGCAGATGGCTGATCAGGATGTCTTTGTCAATGTTGTTGGCGGGGTGAAGGTGACGGAAACCAGTGCCGATCTGGCCCTGCTACTGGCGATGGTCTCCAGTTTACGTGATCGTCCGCTACCCCAGGATCTGGTGGTATTTGGCGAAGTGGGGCTGGCGGGTGAGATCCGCCCGGTGCCAGGTGGCCAGGAGCGCATCTCTGAGGCAGCAAAGCACGGTTTTCGTCGCGCGATCGTCCCGGCGGCGAATGTACCGAAAAAAGCGCCGCATGGGATGCAGCTATTTGCAGTGAAAAAGCTTTCAGATGCGCTTAGCGTATTCGACGATCTATCATGATTGCAATTGAGGTTATCTATGTCGTCATTCGATTACTTAAAAATTGCTATTAAGCAGCAGGGTTGCACGTTACAGCAGGTGGCAGATGCCAGTGGTATGACCAAAGGGTATTTGAGTCAGCTACTGAACGCTAAAATTAAAAGCCCCAGTGCGCAGAAGCTGGAAGCATTACATCGTTTTCTCGATCTTGAGTTTCCCTGGCAGGAAAAGCGGATTGGGGTGGTTTTTGGTAAGTTTTATCCGCTGCATACCGGCCATATCTATCTGATTCAGCGCGCCTGTAGCCAGGTGGATGAGCTGCATGTCATCATGGGTTTTGACGAGGTTCGCGATCGTCAGTTGTTTGAACAGAGCGCCATGTCACAACAGCCGACGGTGCCTGATCGATTGCGCTGGTTGCTGCAAACATTCAAATATCAGAAAAATATCCGTATCCATGCGTTTAATGAAGCCGGAATGGAATCTTACCCACACGGCTGGGAGGCCTGGAGCCGTGGTATCAGTGCTTTTATGCACGATAAAGGCATTTCGCCCAATTGGGTCTATACCTCAGAAGAGGCCGATGTACCGAAATATCTGCAGTATCTGGGACTGGAAAGCCGGCTTATCGATCCACAGCGAACCTTTATGAATATCAGTGGCAGCCAGATTCGTGAAAATCCGTTTCGCTACTGGGAATATATCCCTACTGAGGTCAAACCATTCTTTGTGCGTACTGTGGCCATCCTCGGAGGGGAGTCCAGCGGTAAATCAACACTGGTCAATAAACTGGCCAATATCTTTAACACAACCAGCGCCTGGGAGTATGGACGCGATTACGTCTTTTCGCATCTTGGTGGCGACGAGATGGCATTACAATATTCGGACTACGATAAAATCGCACTGGGCCATGCAAAATATATTGATTTTGCAGTGAAATATGCAAACAAAGTCGCATTTATCGATACTGATTTTGTCAGTACTCAGGCGTTTTGTCTGCAGTATGAAGGATGTGAACATCCTTTTGTTCAGGCGCTTATTGATGAGTATCGTTTTGATCTGGTGATTTTGCTGGAGAACAACACGCCGTGGGTGGCTGATGGCCTGCGTAGCCTCGGCAGTCCGGCGGATCGCAAAGCGTTTCAGTCTCTGCTGGTATCATTGCTCAGGAAAAATAATATCCATTTCGTACATGTCACTGAATCCGATTATGACTCACGTTTTCTGCGCTGCGTCGGGCTGGTGAAACAGTTGATGGGTGAGACAGGATAACGGCTGCGCTTCACCTAGGGTCTGGTTGTCGCCGGGTGAAGGATCGCGTTTCACTCCGGAAGTTCTGCATCCGGTTTCGCAGTGGATGAGAACGTTAACGGTTGTCATAACCATAAGAAGATCATTTATCATCAACTAAGAGCCTGGCCCATTAGGCGTTATTGACGCAGCCAGTTTGGACACGGACAGCGCGGAGAAACCGCAGCGTACACGTAGTACGTGAGGATTTCGAGCACTGCCCAGGGCCAAAATGGCAAGTAAAATAGCCTAATGGGCCAGGCTCTAAAGGTTGGTGTACGGACTTCGGTATAAATCGACAAAAATTTCATCTGGAGAGGTGAATTTAGCGATTGAAATAACATCATTACTCTTATAACTACGCCAGCATACTGCCTCAACATGACACGTTTTCTGAGCTTCATATCCCTGCGTTTTTAAGTAATTCTGGATTGCAATACTATCCGCCGTGCCTTGAAAATGAACTGAAAAAACATATGCCTGTGGACCGCTGATATTGCTAAAACTGAATTCATAATGATCAGAT
It encodes:
- the nadR gene encoding multifunctional transcriptional regulator/nicotinamide-nucleotide adenylyltransferase/ribosylnicotinamide kinase NadR, whose protein sequence is MSSFDYLKIAIKQQGCTLQQVADASGMTKGYLSQLLNAKIKSPSAQKLEALHRFLDLEFPWQEKRIGVVFGKFYPLHTGHIYLIQRACSQVDELHVIMGFDEVRDRQLFEQSAMSQQPTVPDRLRWLLQTFKYQKNIRIHAFNEAGMESYPHGWEAWSRGISAFMHDKGISPNWVYTSEEADVPKYLQYLGLESRLIDPQRTFMNISGSQIRENPFRYWEYIPTEVKPFFVRTVAILGGESSGKSTLVNKLANIFNTTSAWEYGRDYVFSHLGGDEMALQYSDYDKIALGHAKYIDFAVKYANKVAFIDTDFVSTQAFCLQYEGCEHPFVQALIDEYRFDLVILLENNTPWVADGLRSLGSPADRKAFQSLLVSLLRKNNIHFVHVTESDYDSRFLRCVGLVKQLMGETG